TAGCAGCTTTATTGGCCGGCTGTTCCAAAAATAATGACATCAGCGGGCCTGTTGAGAAAGCGCCGGAAGTAACCATTGTTACACCTCCTGGCGGCTTTACGGTCGATCAGATGAAATGGGTGAGGATTGCCCCCGACGTTATAAATGATGAAAAGGCGACCTTCCTTTGGACAATAGGCGCCGATACACTGGGTACCACGAAAGACCTCCTGCATGTATTCGCAACGGAAGGACAGTACACCGTTAAATTCACCGCAACAAACAGTGCGGGAGAAGGACACCAGGAAATAGTGGTAAACATCGCTGCAAAAACCTATACCAATGGCGTAGCCCGTGTATTTGATTTCCTGTCTGCACCCGGACAGTTTGTCAACACCATGCCCGCATGGAAGGAAGGAGATAATGACAGTACCATGGCGGCCAAAGCAGAAGCCGCGCTAAAGAATAATTCCATGATACATCTCGGCGGATTTGGTGGATACATTGTGATGGGTTTTGATCATACTATCATCAATACACCTGGTGAAAACAGCTTCCTGGTAAAAGGCAATGCTTTTAATAACTGGTCAGAACCGGGTATCATCATGGTATCATATGATGCCAATGGCAATGGTATTCCGGATGATGAATGGTATGAAATTGCCGGTTCTGAATATGATAACCCCAAGACCGTTAAAAACTACCAGATTACCTATTATAAGCCGGATGAAAACAAAGTGCCTACGCCCAATGACAACTACGCTTATATATCAGATACAACTTACATCCGTTGGAAAGACAACCAGGGAAAAACCGGTTTCATTTCTAAAAATGTATTCCATAGTCAAAGTTACTATCCGCAGTGGAAAGGCGATAGCATCACTTTCACCGGTACCAAACTGACGGAAGAAAACGTAGTAGACCTGTCTGGGAATGGCAGCAACTACGCCAGTCCTGCATTTGATTTTGGTTATGCCGACAACTGGAGTAACAATGATGACAAAGCAAAAATAAAAATCAGCTGGGCGGTAGACGAAACCGGCAAACAGGCCAACCTGAAAGGTGTTGATTTTATTAAAGTACATACCGGTATGCGCGCAAAAGGTGGATGGCTGGGTGAAATTTCAACAGAAATAACAGGGGTAACAGACCTGAATCTTAAGTAAAAAAGCTAAAGTATATAACCTGCTATCTTGTTTAAAAACGGAAAGCGGAAAATTAAAAGACGAACCGATCACCTGGTTTGGATTTGCCTCATCCGAAAGAAAACCTGAATGCAAACAGTGGAGGTTGGATTTTGTAAACAGTATCCAACCTCCCTTATTGCCAACCCCTTTATTACACATTGTTTATTCAATCTCCTTTTGTTAAACCGGCGCCCCTTGCCACGCTCCACTAGTGGAATCTACGGTAGTAATTTATCCAACCCATAATTTTATTGCCTATGGCTGCGGATAATTGTTGTATGTTGCCACTGAATTTTTTGACCTGGTAATACACGTTCCTGTACTGATGATTTCTACACGCACAACTTTTATTAGATGCTCATTTATCTCCTGCTTAGACGCTTTAAAGTACTCCACGATTTATTTTAGGATGAACATATATTGCATCTTCTCCATTATTTTTTTATAAGCAAACACCTGGTTTCGGACATATATGGTGCAGGTGATACAAAACTTACCTGGGATAATAAATTTTTTTACTGTATCAGTACAAGGCAGGTCAGTCAAAGAAAAATAACTTTTTAAATTCACAACGAAATCACGAAAATAATTATTCCACAATATGATTAACGATTGCAAGGGTCGCAACCGCCCCGTCTTATCATTACTAATGATACATGCGCTGCTTTTCATTACCACTGCTCTTTTTGCGCAGGAGCCCAGGCTTCTTACCGGAAAGGTAATTGACGCTGCAACCAACGAACCTATACCTGGAGCCTCGATTGCAGTCAGTGGCGCCGCAAACACCTCTATATCAAATGACAAAGGTGAATTTACAATTAATGTAGCCTTGGGAAAGACACTGGCGGTGTCATACATAGGGTATACAACGTCATTACATCTGGTGGGTGCCAATTTGCATCCCGTCATAAAACTGAAAACGGCTTTAGGAGAACTGGCTGACGTAGTTGTTGTTGGATACGGACAACAAAAAAAGGAGAGCGTAGTTGCGGCTATTTCCACTATGAAAGCTACAGGGCTGAAACAAACGCCTGCTGCCAATATTGGGATCGCCTTAGCCGGACGCCTGCCAGGGTTGAGTGTTTTGCAGCGTTCCGGTGTCCCGGGAGGAGAGCAATTGGAATTTTATATCAGAGGCCGTAGCACCGTAAATGGGCAGCAACCATTAATGCTGGTAGACGGTGTGGAACGGGATTTTACCGCCCTTGATCCAAGGGAAGTTGAATCAATATCGATATTGAAAGATGCATCCGCTACTGCGGTGTATGGTGTGCGCGGTGCAAACGGCGTTATCATGGTAACCACGCGGAGGGGACATTCCGGCAAGCCAATCATTGATATTACAATGGAACAGTCCTGGCAGTCGCCCACAAGAATGCCAAAGATGACCAGTGCATATGATTATGCCGTGTTAAGAAACCAGGTGGAAACGCAGAACGGACGCCCGGTTATTTATGATGATGTTGCACTGGGACACTACCAGAAAGGAGATTTTAAAGAGTTATATCCCGTGCGCGATTTTGTAAGCGAATTTATGAAAGACGGGTTTCCAATGCGCAGAGTGAATGTCAACGTAAGTGGCGGTAGTGACCGTATGCGTTACTTTACTACGGTTGGATATCTTTTCCAGGAAGGTATTTTCAAAACCGAGAAATTTTCAGACTACGACTATGATCCTACTTCAAAAGCGAACCGTGTAAACTTCCGGTCGAATTTTGATATTGACGTCAACAAATCATTAAAAATGTTTCTGAATGTAAGCGGTTACATGCAGAAAAAAAATGATCCGGTTGTAGTACCAAATAACGGAGACTATCTTTCCGATGTGAATGGATATTCAGTCGTACTTAGTTCCCTGATTTCCACACCGAATAATTATCACAATGATGTAACGCCTGATGGTGAAGTGTTATCAACACCGCTAAAAGGTGGTAATATTAACAACGTGCCCTACGGAATGCTGAACCGTTCCGGGTTTCGTAACACCCTTACCAACCAGGTAACCACTACTTTAGGAGCAGAGCAGGCGCTTGATTTTATCACAAAAGGATTGTCTGCAAAAGTGGTGGCTTCTTACGATGCTACAGCCATCAACCAGCAGGTAAGGCAGCGGTCCTATCAATTGTTTGAAGCAAAAGCAGCTCCCAATAATCCGGACTCTGTAATTTATCAGCCTACTGGCACCATGACCAATAGTACGCTTTCAGATGCGCAATATCAATCTCAATGGAATCTGCTGAATATTGATGCGTCGGTTAACTACAAACGTTCATTTGGTCTTCATGATGTAACGGGTATGCTGTTGTTTAACCGCTATCAACGGGTGATTAATATCCAATTGCCTTTCAATTATGTCGGCTATGTTGGACGTGTTACCTATGGTTATAACGATAAGTATCTGGCAGAGGTCAATTTTGGATATAACGGGTCAGAGCAATTTGCACCCGGCCATAAAATGGGTTTCTTTCCCTCTTTTTCTGTGGGTTGGGTAGCCTCCAATGAAAGTTTTTTACAGGAGGCAGCTCCCTGGCTTACGTTCGCTAAACTGCGGGCTTCCTATGGCCAGGTGGGTAATGATAATATGAACGGCGCAAGGTTTGCTTTTTTAACCTTGTGGAATGGCAGTTATGAATCTCAGATCGGAAACAAAGAACTCACGTGGGAAAAAGCCAATAAGTCCAATGTTGGTTTGGAAACACGTTTATTCAAGAATTTTACGCTGGATGTAGATGTTTTTTATGAAAAGAGAAACAATATCCTGATTGCTGCAACCGGGTTGGTGCCAACAGGTATGTTTGGTACAGGAGGGGTTTATAATTCTGGTATTATTCCGAAAGTAAATGCCGGACAAATAGAGAATAAAGGGTTTGAATTGTCGGGAGGATATCAGAAGACCATAGGGTCCGATTTCAGGATCGACGTCAGGTTGAACGGAGCATATAACCAGAACAAAGTGCTTTACATGAGCGAAGTATTGCTTCCGGAGGAATACACTTATCGCCTCCGCAGCACTGGATATCGCCTGGGACAGCCTTTTGGATATAAAACAGCCGGGTTCTTCAATACACAGAAGGAAATAGATGAATGGTACGACCAGACCGGCGTAGGAGCGAAGCCCAAATTGGGCGATTTGAAATATATGGATACGAATGGAGACAACGTTATTACTGAGCAGGACCAGGTACCGCTTGGGAATCCGGAGATGCCGCAGTGGACTTTTGGCGCAGCGATGAGCCTCCAGTATAAAGGCTTTGACTTTAGTATGCTGTGGCAAGGGGTGGCTAAAAGAAGCTATTTACTTACAGGACAACGGATCTTCGAGACCTATAATTTTAATGAGTGGCACAAAGAAGCCTGGAGCCAGGAGAGATATGATGCAGGGCTTCCAATTACATACCCGCGCCTCGATCCCGGAAGTAATGCAAGCAAATTGACTTCAGACTTTTGGTATGTAGACGGTAGCTACATACGGTTGAAGAACCTGGAAATAGGCTATACACTTCCTCATAAGATTTCTGATAGAATAGGTGCTACGTCTATAAGAGTTTATGCCAATGGGCTTAACCTGCTCACTTTTGACCGCTATCCTGTTAAATACCAGGACCCGGAACAAAACAATGAATTAATGTACCCGGTATTTAAAGCCTATAACGCTGGGGTAAATGTTTCTTTTTAAACTGATTATAGAAATGCGAACGATCATGAAGCAGCTAATTTTAAACTTGATAGTAGTTTGCGGACTTGTCTCCATATATGGGTGCCAAAAGATATTGGAAAAAACACCTGACGGACAAACCACTATTGATAAGGTTCTGAGCAATGCCGGACGGAGCAAAGGATTGCTCGATGCCGTATATAACGAAACATATCTCGCACGCGATCAGGTGTCTTTTGTGATGAACCCCATCGAATGCCTGACGGATAATGCATTTTGGGCAGCCACCTATAATGCCTATGAATGGCATAATGGAAGTTTGTCTTTATCCAACCCGGTTATTAACTGGGCCTGGAGTAGTCCAAGTGAGCAATTATGGCCCGACTACTGGCGGGGAATCAGGCTTGCTAACAATGCGATTAAGTATTTACCACAATCAACTGCGATTACAGAAAATGAACGTGCCATCTGGATCGCTGAAGCACGGATAATGCGTTGCTGGTATTATATGCAGCTCCTGGAATTTTATGGACCAATGCCCTGGATTGAAGAACCTTTTGAACCTACTTATACCGGATGGAATGAGCTGGTACGTCCTTCCTACAATGACCTGGTAACAAAAATGGAACAGGAGCTGATGGATGTTATTAATTCACGGATCTTACCGGATCGTCAGCCTTCGCAGGAAGCCCGTCATGTTGACAACGGTGTTGCCTACGCTATCAGGGCCCGTATATTATTATACAATGCAAGTCCGTTAAACAACCCGGAAAATGACAAGAATAAATGGCAACGTGCGGCGGATGCAGCAGAGGATATTATCAAATTGCCCTACTACAAGCTGGTGCCGATGACCGATTATAAAAAGTTATTTGTTGGCGCTTTTGGAACACCTGTTTCTGAAATCATCTGGAGATCCTGGGCCGATAATTCCGCTATTAACAATACGAATGGGGTAG
The Chitinophaga sp. MM2321 DNA segment above includes these coding regions:
- a CDS encoding TonB-dependent receptor, translated to MIHALLFITTALFAQEPRLLTGKVIDAATNEPIPGASIAVSGAANTSISNDKGEFTINVALGKTLAVSYIGYTTSLHLVGANLHPVIKLKTALGELADVVVVGYGQQKKESVVAAISTMKATGLKQTPAANIGIALAGRLPGLSVLQRSGVPGGEQLEFYIRGRSTVNGQQPLMLVDGVERDFTALDPREVESISILKDASATAVYGVRGANGVIMVTTRRGHSGKPIIDITMEQSWQSPTRMPKMTSAYDYAVLRNQVETQNGRPVIYDDVALGHYQKGDFKELYPVRDFVSEFMKDGFPMRRVNVNVSGGSDRMRYFTTVGYLFQEGIFKTEKFSDYDYDPTSKANRVNFRSNFDIDVNKSLKMFLNVSGYMQKKNDPVVVPNNGDYLSDVNGYSVVLSSLISTPNNYHNDVTPDGEVLSTPLKGGNINNVPYGMLNRSGFRNTLTNQVTTTLGAEQALDFITKGLSAKVVASYDATAINQQVRQRSYQLFEAKAAPNNPDSVIYQPTGTMTNSTLSDAQYQSQWNLLNIDASVNYKRSFGLHDVTGMLLFNRYQRVINIQLPFNYVGYVGRVTYGYNDKYLAEVNFGYNGSEQFAPGHKMGFFPSFSVGWVASNESFLQEAAPWLTFAKLRASYGQVGNDNMNGARFAFLTLWNGSYESQIGNKELTWEKANKSNVGLETRLFKNFTLDVDVFYEKRNNILIAATGLVPTGMFGTGGVYNSGIIPKVNAGQIENKGFELSGGYQKTIGSDFRIDVRLNGAYNQNKVLYMSEVLLPEEYTYRLRSTGYRLGQPFGYKTAGFFNTQKEIDEWYDQTGVGAKPKLGDLKYMDTNGDNVITEQDQVPLGNPEMPQWTFGAAMSLQYKGFDFSMLWQGVAKRSYLLTGQRIFETYNFNEWHKEAWSQERYDAGLPITYPRLDPGSNASKLTSDFWYVDGSYIRLKNLEIGYTLPHKISDRIGATSIRVYANGLNLLTFDRYPVKYQDPEQNNELMYPVFKAYNAGVNVSF
- a CDS encoding PKD-like domain-containing protein, with translation MKKRILPAVCIVAALLAGCSKNNDISGPVEKAPEVTIVTPPGGFTVDQMKWVRIAPDVINDEKATFLWTIGADTLGTTKDLLHVFATEGQYTVKFTATNSAGEGHQEIVVNIAAKTYTNGVARVFDFLSAPGQFVNTMPAWKEGDNDSTMAAKAEAALKNNSMIHLGGFGGYIVMGFDHTIINTPGENSFLVKGNAFNNWSEPGIIMVSYDANGNGIPDDEWYEIAGSEYDNPKTVKNYQITYYKPDENKVPTPNDNYAYISDTTYIRWKDNQGKTGFISKNVFHSQSYYPQWKGDSITFTGTKLTEENVVDLSGNGSNYASPAFDFGYADNWSNNDDKAKIKISWAVDETGKQANLKGVDFIKVHTGMRAKGGWLGEISTEITGVTDLNLK